A genome region from Eremothecium cymbalariae DBVPG#7215 chromosome 4, complete sequence includes the following:
- the DIP2 gene encoding snoRNA-binding rRNA-processing protein DIP2 (similar to Ashbya gossypii AGL196C) has protein sequence MVNSYQRFEQRSFFGVIASNSNCVWIPTEGSRTSPGQIITSSLENINCWDIKTGNLLKTLSDSIPPGSIDAKYEKPAEVAYLEYHHETNLLAAGYADGVIKIWDMQTQTVLIIFNSHTAAITFLKFDPSGTRLISGSRDSNIIIWDLVGEVGLCKLRSHKDSITGIWFENDDWLISTSKDGLIKVWDIKSQQCVETHMAHTTECWSLAISDDLVVTANADSELKIWELDLERENGSKLKEKGIYEKQSRQRSVDVKIVTNPDEVKFFYVQNADKTTEVFRIRTSSELSKALKKREKRLKEKGISEDEIQEKIKSSFVNDIIQPFQVVRSSFKFKSAAWTRCSLSKLELVFTTSNNTIEYYSIPYKNQKPTQVAASKLYTIELQGHRTDVRSIDISEDNKLLAAASNGMLKIWNITTQSCIRTFDCGYALCCKFLPGGTLVVVGTRGGELQLFDLASSIVLENKEAAHDAAIWSLDLTSDGRRLITGSADKTVKFWNFQVEKELISSSTDKYNSRLQMVHDTTLELGEDILSVKISPEDRFLAVSLLDNTVKVFFLDSMKFFLSLYGHKLPVLSIDISYDSKLIITSSADKNIKIWGLDFGDCHRSLFAHQDAIMNVKFVPQSHNFFSCGKDGVIKYWDGVKFDCIQKLIAHKSEVWALALSSDGQFFVSVSHDRSIRVWEETEDQVFLEEEREKEMDEQYEEKLLSTLENDASDEKFARNSEEDTDVTEVTDVHKQTIESLKAGERLMEALDLGISELEAQEEYHRNLLLWNKNKSGDQPMKPQSNSILIAVNKLPEEYIMDTLVRIKPAQLEDALLVLPFSYVLKFLKFIDASIEKKQLVNNHLPLICRNLLYVVKINHKELIAQKNEELKLQINKVKDKLRAALKGNIDDLGFNIEGLKFIKQQWNVKHNFEFVDEYDQRDAETKSSKKRVFTTV, from the coding sequence ATGGTTAATTCATACCAGAGATTTGAGCAGCGAAGTTTTTTCGGTGTTATTGCATCGAATAGCAATTGTGTTTGGATCCCGACAGAAGGGTCCAGGACATCCCCAGGACAAATCATAACTAGTTCACTAGAAAATATCAATTGCTGGGATATCAAGACTGGGAACTTGTTGAAGACCCTCAGTGATTCTATTCCCCCTGGTTCAATTGATGCTAAATATGAAAAACCAGCAGAAGTCGCATATTTAGAATATCATCACGAGACCAATTTGTTGGCCGCTGGTTATGCCGATGGTGTCATTAAAATCTGGGATATGCAGACGCAAACTGTGTTAATCATTTTCAACAGTCATACGGCTGCAATTAcctttttgaagtttgatCCTTCCGGTACAAGGCTAATATCAGGATCTCGTGATTCGAATATCATTATTTGGGATCTTGTGGGTGAGGTTGGACTATGTAAATTACGTTCTCATAAAGATTCTATCACAGGTATTTGGTTTGAAAACGATGATTGGTTAATTAGTACTTCTAAAGATGGGTTGATAAAGGTTTGGGATATAAAATCGCAACAATGTGTGGAGACGCATATGGCACACACGACCGAATGTTGGTCTCTAGCTATTTCAGATGATTTAGTTGTGACAGCGAATGCGGACTCTGAATTAAAAATTTGGGAATTGGATCTAGAAAGAGAAAACGGTTctaaattaaaagaaaaaggcaTTTATGAGAAACAAAGCAGACAAAGATCCGTTGACGTTAAGATTGTAACTAACCCAGATGAGGTCAAGTTTTTCTATGTTCAAAATGCAGATAAGACTACGGAAGTTTTCAGAATTCGAACTTCATCAGAGCTTTCTAAagcattgaagaaaagagaaaaaagatTGAAGGAGAAAGGTATTAGTGAGGATGAAATTCAAGAAAAGATTAAATCCTCCTTCGTTAACGATATTATTCAACCATTCCAAGTTGTTAGGTCATcattcaaatttaaatCTGCTGCATGGACGCGTTGCTCGTTATCTAAATTGGAGTTAGTATTTACTACCTCTAATAACACCattgaatattattcaatcCCTTACAAAAACCAGAAACCGACTCAGGTGGCTGCTAGCAAACTATATACCATCGAATTACAAGGCCATAGGACCGATGTGCGCTCCATTGACATCAGCGaagataataaattattagCTGCGGCATCTAATGGTAtgttaaaaatttggaatattACGACTCAAAGCTGTATCAGAACCTTCGATTGTGGCTATGCATTGTGCTGTAAATTTTTGCCTGGTGGAACTTTGGTTGTCGTGGGTACGAGAGGTGGAGAGTTGCAGTTGTTCGACTTAGCCTCTTCCATAGTTTTGGAGAATAAGGAGGCTGCTCATGATGCGGCGATTTGGTCATTAGACTTGACCAGTGATGGAAGAAGATTGATTACGGGCTCTGCAGATAAAACCGTTAAATTCTGGAACTTCcaagttgaaaaagaacTAATTTCATCGAGCACTGATAAATACAACTCCAGATTGCAGATGGTTCATGATACCACTCTAGAATTAGGTGAAGATATCCTATCTGTAAAAATTTCACCTGAAGACAGATTTTTAGCGGTATCGTTATTAGACAACACTGTAAAGgtcttctttttggattcaaTGAAGTTTTTCCTAAGCTTGTATGGGCACAAACTACCAGTATTATCAATAGACATATCTTATGATTCAAAATTGATCATTACATCATCTGCagacaaaaatattaaaatttggGGCCTGGATTTCGGTGACTGTCACAGGTCATTATTTGCCCATCAAGACGCAATCATGAATGTTAAATTTGTTCCGCAGAGCcacaatttttttagttgTGGTAAAGATGGTGTGATCAAGTATTGGGATGGTGTAAAATTCGATTGCATTCAGAAGCTAATTGCTCACAAAAGTGAAGTATGGGCGTTAGCATTATCTAGTGATGGTCAATTCTTCGTGTCTGTTTCTCACGATCGTAGTATTAGGGTTTGGGAAGAGACAGAAGATCAGGTATTCCTGGAGGAAGAAAGAGAGAAGGAAATGGATGAACAGTACGAAGAGAAGTTGTTAAGTACTCTAGAGAACGATGCCAGTGATGAGAAATTTGCTAGAAATTCAGAGGAAGATACAGATGTGACAGAAGTGACAGATGTTCATAAACAAACAATTGAATCGCTAAAGGCTGGTGAACGATTGATGGAAGCTTTGGATTTGGGTATTTCAGAGCTTGAAGCGCAAGAAGAATACCACCGtaatttattattgtggaataaaaacaaatctGGTGATCAGCCTATGAAACCTCAATCAAATTCCATTTTAATCGCGGTAAATAAGTTACCTGAGGAATACATAATGGACACGTTGGTTAGGATTAAGCCTGCACAGTTAGAAGATGCTTTGTTGGTACTTCCATTTTCCTATGTGctaaaatttttaaaattcaTTGATGCAAGCATTGAGAAGAAGCAGCTAGTGAATAATCATTTACCGTTGATCTGTAGGAACCTCCTATATGTGGTTAAAATAAACCATAAAGAGTTGATTGCCCAAAAAAATgaggaattaaaattaCAGATTAACAAAGTGAAAGACAAGCTACGGGCTGCATTGAAGGGCAATATAGACGATCTTGGGTTCAACATTGAAGGTTTGAAGTTCATTAAACAACAGTGGAATGTTAAACATAACTTCGAATTTGTTGACGAATATGATCAACGGGACGCTGAAACGAAGTCTTCTAAAAAGAGGGTTTTCACTACAGTCTAA
- the TAF12 gene encoding Taf12p (similar to Ashbya gossypii AGL195C), whose translation MSNNGQQGNGQVPQLTPPSLQQLAYKFTTLVDEAQRVGVQTPEGLELLKKASKVKAIYETYNRQRQQAQQAFRVRNTAQTGAQPQQQLPAGQPQPQQQQQQQPPPQPQPQQPQQPQQQQLKQQRPASSVASNIKMLLNPQQREAYERLTQTFNESAKNIKGEYEFLKKNIEVLDTEIKNRQSEPITVRQLESKKNELLMKLTSLNTQFQTLPKKFQEDKKKFYIECAATNMNLKKFLQATSQQQRANTGNTGTTSSPAPTQPSGSVGTPNSAVPVSTNSVNTGNTATPQQSKQQPQQRSNSGISRSPTQVTPVNAAANQNSNGAARPVIFKQPNPSIPIPESVSPISTTSVSYRSNRPTITGGSAMNAAALTTPVMTKLPPYEVDSERVMSKRKLRELVKSVGIDDGDGETTIDGDVEELLLDLADDFITNVTSFACRLAKHRKSDNLDVRDIQLHLERNWNIRTPGYSADEIRSTKKWNSTPAYGQKMQVITSAKAAKLSPTAASTNVNSNAASSTTSNTIIAEANKK comes from the coding sequence ATGTCTAATAACGGCCAACAGGGAAATGGTCAAGTTCCACAACTGACACCACCGTCTTTGCAACAATTGGCCTATAAATTTACCACACTAGTCGATGAGGCTCAAAGAGTTGGCGTTCAAACTCCTGAAGGTTTGGAGTTGCTGAAGAAGGCCTCAAAAGTGAAGGCTATCTATGAAACATACAACAGACAAAGGCAGCAAGCTCAGCAGGCATTCAGAGTGAGGAATACAGCTCAGACAGGAGCTCAACCACAGCAGCAATTGCCTGCGGGCCAGCCTCAgccacagcagcagcagcagcagcaaccaCCACCACAACCTCAACCTCAGCAACCTCAGCaacctcagcagcagcaactaAAACAACAAAGACCGGCGTCTTCTGTTGCTAGTAACATCAAGATGCTTCTAAATCCACAACAACGAGAGGCTTATGAAAGACTAACTCAGACTTTTAATGAAAGTGCCAAGAATATCAAAGGTGAATAtgagtttttgaaaaagaatatcGAGGTGTTAGATACTGAGATAAAGAATAGGCAAAGCGAGCCGATAACCGTAAGACAATTGGAATCGAAAAAAAATGAACTATTAATGAAACTAACAAGTCTAAATACTCAGTTTCAGACGTTGCCAAAAAAGTTTCAGGAAGATAAGAAGAAATTCTACATTGAATGTGCAGCCACTAACatgaacttgaaaaaattcTTACAAGCTACAAGTCAACAGCAAAGGGCAAATACTGGCAATACAGGTACCACAAGTTCGCCTGCTCCAACTCAACCAAGCGGCAGTGTCGGCACTCCAAATTCAGCCGTACCTGTGTCAACCAATTCAGTGAATACGGGCAACACTGCTACCCCACAACAATCAAAACAGCAACCGCAACAAAGATCTAACAGTGGTATTAGCAGATCTCCTACTCAAGTCACTCCTGTAAATGCTGCAGCAAATCAGAATAGTAATGGAGCTGCGAGACCCGTCATTTTTAAACAACCGAATCCCTCCATTCCTATACCGGAAAGCGTATCCCCAATCTCAACAACATCAGTCTCTTATAGGTCCAATAGGCCCACAATAACAGGTGGAAGTGCAATGAATGCTGCCGCGTTGACAACTCCCGTCATGACAAAGCTACCTCCTTATGAAGTGGACAGCGAAAGAGTTATgtcaaaaagaaaattaagAGAATTGGTGAAATCGGTAGGCATAGATGACGGTGATGGCGAAACCACCATAGATGGcgatgttgaagaattattATTGGACTTAGCTGATGACTTCATCACAAATGTGACTAGTTTTGCTTGCAGATTAGCTAAACACAGAAAATCCGATAACCTTGATGTCCGAGACATTCAATTGCATTTAGAAAGAAACTGGAACATCAGAACACCCGGTTATTCTGCAGATGAAATTAGAAGCACtaaaaaatggaattcTACCCCTGCATACGGTCAAAAAATGCAAGTTATTACCTCTGCTAAAGCTGCTAAGTTGTCTCCGACTGCAGCATCCACTAATGTGAACTCAAATGCCGCTTCTTCTACAACCTCTAATACAATTATAGCTGAAGCTAACAagaaataa
- the APC2 gene encoding anaphase promoting complex subunit 2 (similar to Ashbya gossypii AGL193W): protein MTYAEELENYHLQLISALPENDEALRDDLENLLTWINPNDDHNNHQMRLPSLRIKNSIKLLKLDDAEQVFLLQLLRQWTLSQLRYHFFHNWESLMQYKDMLRLERYYEFPLKYVGLFTAEELSNELIGLRKYLLNRNSTFRNNMESRIRVLILEEDDFEMSSKLYKWMVQGLGHPMVKFVIDLLTNKIELFCKSRMEGNVDQKHVIEEVFNAFIDKCWNQFIQLLQFPNEDDQELNNLIYRCFENKFIEMKTKELFDEIIPKFPLSKPSLLEMKSVIKGATEELDRLVAQICNDFHSELLIPSVTTIEILLYYVKAIKCLMVVDPTGRSMNRFTFKLKPKIKERSDLITTVLCAILELTKDEIHEVISKNTLTENPQLLDQLSKELKNSTALNFHSVTTIKSKAAIYSVAQERQNPLVKQFLEWTPEPGPFNEDISKLGNNDTDDTTETLELPKDVLEVVFQVFDSPEILINEFIKLITNHMLQMEGYILSAKWSQLLKTLMKKYFKNNKQVLKSICEESNLVNVFVMWSDLEKSASFQNWSTKLQLIPSNVYPKIISYLYWKISRKSLYGDYRISSALAIIFQQMEKAFEMKSPGRKLRFQNDQGTVEIALTFDDGRHWSNKVSLPKYTVIELFQKVPRGLRTADIVQQTDMAQHHVEAIVQYWCQEHVLYSTGDDCYRILERADVAF, encoded by the coding sequence ATGACTTACGCAGAGGAGCTTGAAAATTATCACCTGCAATTGATAAGCGCTCTACCTGAGAACGATGAAGCTTTGAGGGATGATTTAGAAAACCTTCTTACATGGATAAATCCGAATGATGACCACAATAACCATCAAATGAGGCTTCCGTCTTTACGGATTAAGAATAGTATTAAGCTGCTAAAGTTGGATGATGCGGAACAAGTGTTTTTATTGCAGCTGTTGCGACAATGGACTCTATCGCAGTTGAGGTATCATTTCTTTCATAATTGGGAATCGCTAATGCAGTACAAAGATATGTTAAGGTTGGAACGATATTACGAGTTTCCATTGAAATATGTCGGATTATTTACCGCTGAAGAACTCAGTAACGAGTTAATTGGTCTAAGGAagtatttgttgaataGGAATTCCACATTCCGGAATAATATGGAGTCCCGAATTCGTGTATTGATTTTGGAGGAAGATGATTTTGAGATGTCATCCAAGTTATACAAGTGGATGGTACAAGGGTTGGGACACCCAATGGTGAAATTTGTGATTGATTTGTTGACAAATAAGATTGAACTGTTTTGTAAGAGTAGAATGGAGGGCAATGTAGATCAGAAGCATGTGATAGAGGAGGTATTTAATGCTTTTATTGATAAATGTTGGAATCAGTTTATACAACTACTACAATTCCCCAACGAAGATGACCAAGAGTTGAACAATCTAATATATCGATGCTTTGAGAACAAGTTTATTGAGATGAAAACCAAGGAACTCTTTGATGAGATCATACCAAAATTCCCTCTGTCGAAACCGTCGTTGCTTGAAATGAAATCTGTTATAAAAGGCGCAACAGAGGAACTGGACCGGTTAGTTGCCCAAATATGTAACGATTTTCATTCTGAGCTACTAATACCAAGCGTCACTACGATTGAGATATTGTTGTACTATGTCAAGGCAATCAAGTGTTTGATGGTGGTGGACCCCACTGGCCGCTCTATGAATCGCTTCACCTTTAAATTGAAGCCAAAAATCAAAGAGCGATCAGACTTAATAACCACGGTACTCTGTGCCATTCTGGAATTGACCAAAGATGAAATCCATGAGGTTATCTCCAAGAATACCTTGACTGAGAACCCTCAGCTATTAGACCAATTATCAAAGGAGCTTAAAAACAGTACAGCTTTGAATTTCCACTCGGTCACCACAATAAAGAGCAAAGCGGCTATCTATTCAGTCGCACAGGAACGCCAAAACCCCTTGGTGAAGCAGTTTTTGGAATGGACACCTGAACCAGGCCCATTCAACgaagatatttcaaagCTGGGAAACAACGACACTGATGATACCACAGAAACATTGGAATTGCCAAAAGATGTATTGGAGGTAGTCTTCCAAGTTTTCGATTCACCCGAGATTCTAATCAATGAGTttataaaattaataacCAACCATATGCTTCAAATGgaaggatatattttaagtGCTAAATGGTCTCAACTGTTAAAAACATTGATGAAAaagtatttcaaaaacaacaagcAAGTACTAAAATCGATATGCGAAGAATCCAACCTAGTCAATGTATTTGTAATGTGGAGTGACTTGGAAAAAAGTGCTTCATTCCAAAACTGGAGTACCAAGCTCCAACTCATTCCTTCAAACGTTTACCCTAAGATAATTTCTTATTTGTATTGGAAAATTAGCAGAAAGAGCCTGTATGGCGACTACAGGATTTCCTCAGCATTGGCCATcatattccaacaaatGGAAAAAGCATTCGAAATGAAATCTCCCGGGAGGAAATTGCGTTTCCAAAACGACCAAGGCACCGTGGAGATTGCACTTACTTTTGACGATGGCAGGCATTGGTCAAACAAAGTATCCCTCCCCAAATATACCGTTATTGaattatttcaaaaagtcCCAAGAGGTCTAAGAACTGCTGACATTGTCCAACAAACTGATATGGCCCAGCATCATGTGGAAGCGATTGTACAATATTGGTGCCAGGAGCACGTCTTGTATTCAACCGGAGATGACTGCTATCGTATTCTAGAAAGAGCTGATGTTGCattttaa
- a CDS encoding pepsin-like aspartic protease (similar to Ashbya gossypii AGL192W), with protein sequence MKLSGCIAATVLAFVPSSFALLAQRAESAAYVRFDLDKTRGNDFRSSEKGVMPFGELKKRDDEYVDVKIHNEQTFYSVNLSIGTPAQEVTVLVDTGSSDLWIIGADVDCGPDNSDSTEPLDCFEYGAFDKSKSSSWKNNHTEFYISYGDTSFASGEWGTDKLDLGDLNADGLTFAVATASNSSVAVLGIGLTGIEVTRASGDNGYEYDNLPIVLKRNGVIDKTAYSLYLNDLDATSGSVLFGAVDHSKYTGTLATVPLVNVNARYGFPKPIELHITLNGLGFSSGKKRGTISATKVPALLDSGTTLSYFPTELAAAIASNVGAVWNARLRKFLIPCSQAKRNNIDLIYNFGGVEITSPLVNYLSETNVEDVCLLGIVPTSSNDIILGDVFLTSVYTVYDLEALEVSIAQAAYGASAEKENIEVIKSTVPGATKAPGYSNTWSTYAPISTGGNMFNAAANHSEESQGQSLENRSTQNAAVGLSPSVIFAFPSAVLIGMLSLFF encoded by the coding sequence ATGAAGTTAAGTGGATGTATTGCGGCCACGGTGTTGGCATTTGTGCCATCCAGTTTCGCATTATTGGCGCAGAGAGCAGAGTCTGCTGCGTATGTGCGGTTTGATTTGGACAAGACAAGGGGAAATGACTTTAGGTCGTCGGAGAAGGGGGTTATGCCTTTTGGCgagttgaagaagagggACGATGAGTACGTTGATGTGAAGATCCACAACGAGCAGACGTTTTATTCTGTGAATTTGAGTATTGGTACGCCTGCGCAGGAAGTGACGGTGTTGGTTGATACTGGATCCAGTGACTTGTGGATTATTGGGGCTGATGTTGATTGTGGTCCAGACAACAGTGATAGTACGGAACCGTTGGATTGTTTCGAGTACGGTGCTTTTGACAAGTCGAAGTCTTCCAGTTGGAAGAACAACCACACTGAGTTCTACATCAGCTATGGAGATACTTCATTTGCTTCTGGGGAGTGGGGAACTGATAAGTTAGACTTGGGTGATTTGAATGCCGATGGGCTAACGTTTGCGGTTGCCACCGCTTCGAACTCTTCGGTTGCTGTTTTGGGTATTGGGTTGACTGGTATTGAGGTCACGAGGGCTTCTGGTGATAACGGTTACGAGTATGACAACCTGCCAATTGTTTTGAAGCGTAACGGTGTTATTGACAAGACTGCGTATTCTTTGTATCTAAATGACTTGGATGCTACCTCTGGTAGTGTGCTGTTTGGTGCTGTTGATCACAGTAAGTATACAGGTACTTTGGCTACGGTTCCATTGGTTAATGTTAATGCTCGCTACGGTTTCCCTAAGCCTATTGAGTTGCATATCACCTTGAATGGTCTGGGCTTTTCTTCCGGAAAGAAGCGTGGCACCATATCCGCCACCAAAGTTCCTGCGCTGCTGGACTCTGGTACCACTCTAAGTTACTTCCCAACAGAGTTAGCTGCTGCAATCGCCTCTAACGTTGGTGCCGTCTGGAACGCAAGACTCCggaagtttttgataccTTGTTCTCAAGCCAAGCGTAATAATATCGACCTAATCTACAACTTCGGTGGGGTGGAAATCACCTCCCCTCTGGTAAACTACTTGTCTGAAACAAACGTTGAGGACGTCTGTCTTCTAGGCATTGTCCCAACCAGCTCGAATGATATCATCCTAGGTGACGTCTTCCTAACCAGTGTTTACACTGTCTACGACTTGGAAGCCTTAGAGGTTTCTATTGCACAGGCAGCCTACGGCGCCTCAGCCGAGAAAGAAAACATCGAGGTGATCAAGTCCACAGTCCCAGGTGCCACTAAAGCCCCTGGCTACTCAAACACTTGGTCTACTTACGCTCCCATCTCCACGGGAGGAAACATGTTTAACGCTGCCGCTAATCATAGCGAAGAATCGCAAGGCCAATCTCTCGAAAACCGTTCCACCCAGAACGCTGCTGTCGGACTGTCGCCTTCCGTGATCTTCGCCTTCCCAAGTGCGGTCTTGATTGGCATGCTATCCTTATTTTTCTAA
- the DCN1 gene encoding NEDD8 ligase DCN1 (similar to Ashbya gossypii AGL194C 1-intron), with product MQSNARQRKQIKQFMSITSMNRATAEKFLNDNRWSLDYALDDLYTRGTSYLNTERTYDAELYSTFQNYASENGRMDTDTLIKYVTDLGYQLEDPVTICLAQLLKVENLTADIEEEQFLSTWADLGCSNLNDMSEYMNTLDTKLHEDPVYFKTIYSYTFSIAVDGKRRQLSIDTAISYWTLLFLDHSFATKIPRTRLESWFRFLREQNDANFVTRDTWDMLFKFALKFPDDKTLLSEYSEMGAWPLIMDEYYGWIKERY from the exons ATG CAGAGCAATGcaagacaaagaaaacaaatcaaacaGTTCATGTCTATCACCAGTATGAATCGTGCCACAgctgaaaagtttttaaatgaCAACCGGTGGTCTCTAGATTATGCATTGGATGATTTATACACCAGGGGCACGAGCTACCTGAATACTGAACGGACTTATGACGCTGAGTTGTATTCTacatttcaaaactatGCATCAGAAAATGGTCGGATGGACACCGATACATTGATCAAGTACGTCACGGATTTGGGTTATCAATTGGAGGATCCCGTGACCATCTGTTTAGCACAATTGTTGAAGGTTGAGAATTTAACCGCAGACATCGAAGAGGAGCAGTTTCTTAGTACATGGGCTGATCTGGGCTGCAGCAACCTAAACGATATGAGTGAATATATGAACACTCTTGATACCAAATTGCATGAAGACCCCGTCTACTTTAAGACGATTTACAGCTACACGTTCAGCATTGCCGTAGACGGCAAGAGACGCCAGCTGAGCATCGACACAGCCATTTCCTACTGGACCCTACTGTTTCTAGACCATAGCTTTGCTACAAAGATCCCTAGAACCAGACTGGAATCATGGTTCCGCTTTTTACGAGAACAGAATGACGCAAACTTCGTTACCAGAGACACCTGGGACATGCTCTTTAAGTTCGCGCTCAAGTTTCCTGATGACAAAACACTACTTTCAGAATACAGCGAGATGGGCGCTTGGCCCTTGATCATGGATGAATACTACGGATGGATAAAGGAAAGATACTGA